In one window of uncultured Campylobacter sp. DNA:
- a CDS encoding thiol:disulfide interchange protein DsbA/DsbL yields the protein MNLLSKFSKGFLAVAMFGALSASAFTEGEDYVKLQKPLPVEQNTLVKVFSYACPFCYKYDKTVTPKVVEKVAGLKYVPFHLKTKGEYGEVASKIFAVLAVMDEEKGVSLLDENSLFKKAKFAYYKAYHDQKQRWSDGKDEAAFLKTGLDAAGISEADYQKKLEDPKVAELLKKWDESYDVAKIQGVPAFVVNGKYLIMTKSISSIDGMAQLIEELLKK from the coding sequence ATGAATCTACTTTCTAAATTTAGCAAAGGCTTTTTAGCCGTAGCGATGTTTGGCGCCCTTAGCGCGTCAGCATTTACCGAGGGTGAGGACTACGTAAAGCTGCAAAAACCGCTACCCGTAGAGCAAAACACGCTGGTTAAGGTCTTTAGCTATGCATGCCCGTTTTGCTACAAATACGACAAAACCGTCACGCCGAAGGTCGTAGAAAAGGTCGCAGGGCTAAAATACGTGCCGTTTCATCTAAAAACCAAGGGCGAATACGGCGAGGTAGCGAGTAAAATTTTTGCCGTCTTAGCCGTGATGGACGAGGAAAAAGGCGTAAGCTTGCTAGATGAAAACTCGCTGTTTAAAAAAGCAAAATTTGCCTACTACAAGGCCTATCACGATCAAAAGCAGCGCTGGAGTGACGGCAAGGACGAGGCTGCGTTTTTAAAGACGGGGCTTGATGCGGCCGGCATCAGCGAAGCGGACTATCAAAAAAAGCTGGAAGATCCAAAGGTTGCCGAACTGCTTAAAAAATGGGACGAGAGCTACGACGTAGCTAAGATCCAGGGTGTGCCGGCGTTTGTCGTAAACGGCAAATACCTCATCATGACGAAGTCCATCAGCTCCATCGACGGCATGGCGCAGCTAATTGAAGAGCTGCTCAAAAAATAG
- the dsbI gene encoding protein-disulfide oxidoreductase DsbI, whose translation MKFAEKIAKFADSRLSWAILVAVSVGLVILAHSLFQNYVYMPPCEQCVYIRFAFLCMALGGLVAIINPKNLLLALAGYLLAFWGVVQGIMYSVKLARIHDAVHGDDPFGVQGCSTEPHYPFGLPLERWAPDWFLPTGDCGYDNPLVPEGVTLDGFQKYLVDLYEDGWYLIPSSKFMSMADCTLIGFSVCFVVLAAMFICKILTLKKA comes from the coding sequence ATGAAATTTGCGGAAAAAATAGCAAAATTCGCAGATAGCCGCCTGTCGTGGGCGATCCTCGTAGCAGTGAGCGTGGGGCTTGTTATCCTCGCGCACTCGCTGTTTCAAAACTACGTCTATATGCCGCCTTGCGAGCAGTGCGTCTATATCCGCTTTGCCTTTTTGTGCATGGCGCTAGGAGGGCTAGTCGCGATCATAAATCCCAAAAATTTGCTCCTCGCGCTCGCGGGCTACCTGCTAGCCTTTTGGGGCGTGGTGCAGGGCATAATGTATAGCGTCAAGCTCGCCAGGATCCACGACGCCGTACACGGAGACGATCCGTTCGGCGTGCAGGGCTGCTCGACCGAGCCGCACTATCCGTTCGGCCTGCCGCTTGAGCGGTGGGCGCCTGATTGGTTCTTGCCTACGGGCGACTGCGGCTACGATAATCCGCTGGTGCCTGAGGGCGTCACGCTAGACGGCTTTCAGAAGTATTTAGTCGATCTTTATGAGGACGGCTGGTATCTGATCCCATCAAGCAAATTTATGTCGATGGCAGACTGCACGCTCATAGGCTTTAGCGTCTGCTTCGTCGTGCTTGCCGCGATGTTTATTTGCAAAATTTTAACCCTCAAAAAAGCTTAA
- a CDS encoding sensor histidine kinase, whose product MKALREHNFKIYFVIIFASLFVVLLGVKNYEDAKAQITTLADKNKIAASENIVGSFSFWLDERLHSLVRAAKFMQNAGAIRDDEKLGGFIRLFKENSAEFDALQFLREDGEIFVDGKELGDDEAMPKSLRTGLVWFEETKSTLAPTVNFMQRHKTLGEPTLNLCVPVMDGGSFAGVFCGVVKLQNILKNMEKFKLAPDSYAFIVTHGGEILTPMKDAALKKQIEDKFKELFLRDEDITSIKIGLNFISVAEIPTLNWFIGAGTDNEKELAALLNSALKNALTLLFAFAALALVANFLHNFMYSKIKNLQDDYEALLKHKARMSEAGELISGINHQFIQPVNSLNLMISSLLMLQKDGKLDAATLESMLQKGQAATVLLSDTIEIFRNFYKSSDSPQKFSVQRCIKDLLKLMHTELSKANVAVSLREFQDEEATQRMGIVQQILLILIHNAKDAVVERYKDEIAKRQVFLDVKFENGTCKISVTDYGSGVSKELRDKILTQPKTTKKQGSGIGLYFGKKLANEKLAGDIRLLSAGDPTTFELGFEINLKE is encoded by the coding sequence ATGAAAGCCTTACGCGAACATAATTTTAAAATTTACTTCGTCATCATTTTCGCAAGCCTTTTCGTAGTACTTTTGGGCGTGAAAAACTACGAGGACGCCAAGGCGCAGATCACGACGCTCGCGGATAAAAACAAGATCGCCGCGAGCGAAAATATCGTCGGGAGCTTCTCGTTTTGGTTGGACGAGCGGCTGCATTCCCTGGTGCGCGCGGCTAAATTTATGCAAAACGCAGGCGCGATACGAGACGACGAAAAGCTCGGCGGCTTCATACGGCTTTTTAAAGAAAACTCCGCAGAATTCGACGCTTTGCAGTTTTTGCGCGAGGATGGAGAAATTTTCGTAGACGGTAAAGAGCTGGGCGACGATGAAGCGATGCCAAAGAGCCTGCGCACGGGGCTTGTTTGGTTCGAGGAGACCAAAAGCACGCTCGCGCCCACGGTAAATTTTATGCAGCGCCATAAAACCTTAGGCGAGCCGACGCTAAATTTATGCGTGCCCGTCATGGACGGCGGCTCGTTTGCGGGGGTGTTTTGCGGCGTGGTGAAGCTGCAAAACATACTAAAAAATATGGAAAAATTTAAACTCGCACCCGATTCCTACGCCTTTATCGTCACGCACGGCGGCGAAATTTTAACGCCGATGAAGGACGCGGCGCTAAAAAAGCAGATCGAGGATAAATTTAAAGAGCTTTTTTTGCGCGACGAGGATATCACGAGCATAAAAATCGGATTAAATTTCATCTCCGTCGCCGAGATCCCCACGCTAAACTGGTTCATCGGCGCAGGAACGGATAACGAAAAGGAGCTTGCCGCGCTGCTTAACTCCGCGCTAAAAAACGCCCTTACTCTGCTTTTTGCGTTCGCGGCGTTGGCACTGGTGGCAAATTTCTTACATAACTTTATGTACTCAAAAATCAAAAACCTGCAAGACGACTACGAGGCTCTGCTCAAGCACAAAGCCCGTATGAGCGAGGCGGGCGAGCTAATCAGCGGCATAAATCATCAGTTTATTCAGCCGGTTAATTCGCTAAATTTGATGATATCAAGCCTACTCATGCTGCAAAAAGACGGCAAACTAGACGCCGCGACGCTAGAGAGTATGCTGCAAAAAGGCCAGGCCGCGACCGTGCTTTTAAGCGATACGATCGAGATTTTTAGAAATTTTTATAAAAGCAGCGACAGTCCGCAAAAATTTAGCGTGCAGCGCTGCATAAAAGACCTACTAAAGCTCATGCACACCGAGCTTAGCAAGGCAAACGTCGCGGTAAGCTTGCGCGAATTTCAAGACGAAGAGGCCACGCAGCGGATGGGCATCGTGCAGCAAATTTTACTCATCCTCATTCACAACGCCAAAGACGCGGTCGTGGAGCGATACAAAGACGAGATCGCCAAGCGGCAGGTTTTTTTGGACGTCAAATTTGAAAACGGCACGTGCAAAATATCCGTCACGGACTACGGCAGCGGCGTGAGCAAGGAGCTTCGAGATAAAATTTTGACCCAGCCAAAAACCACCAAAAAGCAAGGAAGCGGTATCGGGCTGTATTTTGGCAAAAAGCTAGCAAACGAAAAGCTCGCAGGCGACATCAGGCTGCTAAGCGCGGGCGATCCGACAACGTTTGAGCTCGGCTTTGAGATAAATTTAAAGGAGTGA